Proteins encoded by one window of Sediminicoccus rosea:
- a CDS encoding GntR family transcriptional regulator, giving the protein MQSGGAVTKGDITRGDGTGRRDITNSGADPRPRYRQISDELLAQIRGGQHAIGSMLPTETELCALYGASRHTIREALRLVEEAGLVARRQGSGTTVIAHENRGRFVQDLTSMGGLLQYPEETRLTVLRAREVPASEVPGVPEGETWLRVEGIRRVRLTTAPICFTVVHIPTEYAGVIEEIGQQPSSVYALIERRFGLQLSSVEVDLSAGGVPEAQAALLEVEPGAPALMIRRRYLDQNGRVFEVSEGCHPAPRFTYRATLKREV; this is encoded by the coding sequence ATGCAATCGGGGGGCGCCGTGACCAAGGGCGACATAACCAGGGGCGACGGCACGGGCCGACGCGACATCACGAATTCCGGCGCCGATCCGCGCCCACGCTATCGCCAGATCAGCGACGAGCTGCTCGCCCAGATCCGCGGCGGCCAGCACGCCATCGGCAGCATGCTGCCGACCGAGACCGAGCTCTGTGCCCTCTACGGCGCGTCACGCCACACCATCCGCGAGGCGCTGCGCCTGGTGGAGGAGGCGGGGCTGGTCGCGCGCCGCCAGGGCAGCGGCACGACCGTCATCGCGCATGAGAATCGCGGCCGCTTCGTGCAGGACCTGACCAGCATGGGAGGTCTCCTCCAATACCCGGAGGAGACGCGCCTGACCGTGCTGCGGGCACGCGAGGTGCCGGCGAGCGAAGTGCCCGGCGTGCCGGAGGGCGAGACCTGGCTGCGCGTCGAGGGCATCCGCCGCGTCCGCCTCACCACGGCACCGATCTGCTTCACGGTGGTCCACATTCCGACGGAATATGCCGGAGTGATCGAAGAGATCGGCCAGCAGCCCAGCTCGGTCTATGCCCTGATCGAACGCCGCTTCGGGCTGCAGCTGTCCTCGGTCGAGGTGGATCTCTCGGCGGGCGGCGTGCCCGAGGCCCAGGCCGCGCTGCTCGAGGTCGAGCCCGGCGCGCCGGCACTGATGATCCGCCGGCGCTACCTCGACCAGAATGGCCGTGTCTTCGAGGTGTCGGAGGGCTGCCACCCTGCCCCCCGCTTCACCTATCGCGCGACGCTCAAGCGCGAGGTGTGA
- a CDS encoding ABC transporter permease subunit: protein MRRALLTLGLLFLWAPILLMSAYAFSGSRVPFEWGGFSLRWFQALAANERLLEAAWLSLRIGAASATLATLLGLALGWVLARHGRFAGRPLFGVLAGAPLVLPEVVMGLALLLLFVGLQALTGWPAQRGAVTVWLAHAALGMAYVAVLVQARLAGLDPSLEEAASDLGASPAVVFRTITLPLIAPSLAAGWLLAFTLSLDDVVLASFVSGPGATTLPVYLFSQLRLGMTPEANALAVVMLAVAGGLGLIAWMLRLRR, encoded by the coding sequence ATGAGGCGGGCTCTGCTCACGCTCGGGCTGCTTTTCCTCTGGGCGCCGATCCTGCTCATGTCGGCCTATGCCTTCTCGGGCAGCCGCGTGCCCTTCGAATGGGGCGGCTTCTCGTTGCGCTGGTTCCAGGCGTTGGCAGCCAATGAGCGGCTGCTGGAGGCGGCATGGCTGTCGCTGCGCATCGGCGCGGCCTCCGCCACGCTGGCGACGTTGCTGGGTCTCGCGCTGGGCTGGGTGCTGGCGCGGCATGGGCGCTTTGCGGGGCGGCCGCTTTTCGGCGTGCTGGCCGGCGCGCCGCTCGTGCTGCCCGAGGTGGTGATGGGTCTGGCCCTGCTGCTGCTTTTCGTCGGCCTTCAGGCGCTCACGGGCTGGCCCGCGCAGCGTGGTGCCGTCACCGTCTGGCTGGCGCATGCCGCGCTCGGCATGGCCTATGTGGCCGTGCTGGTGCAGGCGCGGCTCGCGGGCCTCGATCCATCGCTCGAGGAAGCCGCTTCGGACCTCGGCGCCAGCCCGGCCGTGGTGTTCCGCACCATCACCCTACCGCTGATCGCGCCTAGCCTGGCGGCGGGCTGGCTGCTCGCCTTCACGCTCTCGCTGGACGATGTGGTGCTGGCGAGCTTCGTCTCCGGCCCGGGAGCGACGACGCTGCCGGTCTATCTTTTCTCACAGCTTCGCCTGGGCATGACGCCCGAGGCGAATGCGCTGGCGGTGGTCATGCTGGCCGTGGCCGGCGGCCTTGGCCTGATCGCCTGGATGCTGCGCCTCAGGCGTTGA
- a CDS encoding isochorismatase family protein yields the protein MLTLNRRTSLLLLVDLQGKLHPAIEGGPAVVREALRLANLARLFDIPVWATEHCPDRIGPLLPELAALSEATFHKTSFDACRTPAFRDALPAERTDIVVCGYEAHVCVMQTALGLLGLGRRVWAVRDAMGSRRAANREAALARLAGAGSTIITTEMAGFEWAEDAADPRWRSLLALVKDPG from the coding sequence ATGCTGACCCTGAACCGCCGGACCTCCCTGCTGCTCCTCGTGGACCTCCAGGGCAAGCTGCACCCCGCCATCGAGGGCGGGCCGGCCGTGGTGCGGGAGGCCTTGCGCCTCGCCAACCTCGCCAGGCTCTTCGACATCCCGGTCTGGGCCACCGAGCATTGCCCGGACCGCATCGGGCCCCTCTTGCCGGAACTCGCCGCGCTGAGCGAGGCGACCTTCCACAAGACGAGCTTCGATGCCTGCCGCACGCCCGCCTTCCGGGACGCCCTGCCGGCCGAGCGCACCGACATCGTGGTCTGCGGCTATGAGGCGCATGTCTGCGTGATGCAGACGGCGCTGGGCCTGCTGGGCCTGGGCCGCCGCGTCTGGGCGGTGCGGGACGCGATGGGCTCGCGCCGCGCTGCGAACCGCGAGGCGGCGCTGGCCCGCCTGGCCGGCGCCGGGTCCACGATCATCACCACCGAGATGGCCGGCTTCGAATGGGCCGAGGATGCCGCGGACCCACGCTGGCGTTCCCTGCTGGCATTGGTGAAGGACCCCGGGTAA
- a CDS encoding MmgE/PrpD family protein: MDSLPTELATRTPISLQLGEFATALRVEEIPADVMEQAKRHMLDSLGIAIAASGFDYARRTIGAIHGMAGAGSHPVIGMPYRLPLRDAVMMNGALIHGLDYDDTHSDAIVHASSSTVPTALHMAREHGASGAEALLAYILGVEAASRIGAAAQGGFHQVGFHPTGMVGAFGCALTAGRLAGATPAQIGAAQGILLSMAAGSLEFLEDGSWTKRIHPGWAGFAAITATALARNGFKAPPAAYEGRFGLFRSHMQDKAPSDLSRCTERLGELWEMRNNALKPYPCCHFNHVFADAALALRAAHGLRPEDIKHITVRIHPGQVKVVCEPEAAKKVPANSYDAQFSVHYAVASCLLRGRLSLDELEEEMIRDPRALALCARTSYETDATLNFPRYYGGELVIETMDGRVLRHREEMNRGSDGNPLTMADVERKFMENAGRQISAAQARRILDLVMGLDAASNVMALTEALNG; the protein is encoded by the coding sequence ATGGACAGCCTGCCGACCGAGCTTGCCACGCGCACGCCGATTTCCTTGCAGCTGGGCGAGTTCGCCACCGCCCTGCGGGTGGAGGAGATTCCCGCCGACGTGATGGAACAGGCCAAGCGCCACATGCTGGACAGCCTGGGTATCGCCATTGCTGCCTCGGGCTTCGATTATGCGCGGCGGACCATCGGCGCGATCCATGGCATGGCCGGGGCAGGCAGCCATCCCGTGATCGGCATGCCCTACCGCCTGCCGCTGCGCGATGCCGTGATGATGAACGGCGCGCTCATCCACGGCCTCGATTATGACGACACGCATTCGGACGCGATCGTGCACGCGTCATCGAGCACGGTGCCGACGGCGCTGCACATGGCGCGCGAGCATGGCGCGAGCGGTGCGGAGGCGCTGCTTGCCTATATCCTCGGGGTCGAGGCGGCTTCGCGCATCGGCGCCGCCGCGCAGGGTGGATTCCACCAGGTGGGCTTCCACCCGACGGGCATGGTCGGCGCCTTTGGCTGCGCGCTGACGGCGGGGCGCCTGGCCGGCGCCACGCCCGCACAGATCGGGGCGGCGCAGGGCATTCTGCTCTCCATGGCCGCGGGCTCGCTGGAGTTCCTGGAGGATGGTTCCTGGACCAAGCGCATCCATCCCGGCTGGGCGGGCTTCGCCGCGATCACCGCGACGGCCCTGGCGCGCAACGGCTTCAAGGCGCCGCCCGCCGCCTATGAGGGGCGCTTCGGTCTGTTCCGCAGTCACATGCAGGACAAGGCGCCCTCCGACCTCTCGCGCTGCACCGAGCGCCTGGGCGAACTGTGGGAGATGCGCAACAACGCGCTGAAGCCCTATCCCTGCTGCCACTTCAACCACGTCTTCGCCGATGCCGCGCTGGCCTTGCGCGCGGCGCACGGGCTGCGGCCGGAGGACATCAAACACATCACGGTCCGGATCCATCCGGGCCAGGTGAAGGTGGTGTGCGAGCCGGAGGCGGCGAAGAAGGTGCCGGCCAACTCGTATGACGCGCAGTTCAGCGTGCATTATGCCGTCGCCTCCTGCCTGCTGCGCGGACGCCTCTCGCTCGACGAGCTGGAGGAGGAGATGATCCGTGATCCGCGCGCGCTCGCCCTCTGTGCGCGCACCAGCTACGAGACCGACGCCACGCTGAACTTCCCGCGCTACTACGGCGGCGAGCTGGTGATCGAGACGATGGATGGCCGCGTTCTGCGCCATCGCGAGGAGATGAACCGCGGCTCCGACGGCAATCCGCTGACCATGGCCGATGTGGAACGGAAGTTCATGGAAAACGCGGGCCGCCAGATCTCCGCGGCGCAGGCCCGGCGCATCCTTGACCTTGTCATGGGCCTGGATGCGGCGTCGAATGTGATGGCGCTCACTGAAGCCCTGAATGGCTGA
- a CDS encoding TetR/AcrR family transcriptional regulator, whose product MSASTKKELGRQRILDAAREVFAEQGLEGASLRAIAARAGYTPAALYFHFDSREAIYAELLRASLADLTVAIAAAAQGPDAFRQGAMALFDFYAARPQELALGLYLGPGGPAPRGLGQGVDPELNALLLEALAPIRAAATVPEPDALVAEVFAQAVGLLVLSETRRLRLFGLPARGLMQRLLERMPC is encoded by the coding sequence ATGAGCGCTTCGACGAAAAAGGAACTGGGCCGGCAGCGCATCCTCGATGCAGCGCGCGAGGTCTTCGCCGAGCAGGGGCTGGAGGGCGCCAGCCTGCGGGCCATCGCGGCGCGTGCGGGCTACACGCCGGCCGCGCTCTATTTCCACTTCGACAGCCGCGAGGCGATCTATGCCGAACTGCTGCGCGCCTCGCTCGCCGATCTCACGGTTGCCATCGCCGCCGCCGCGCAGGGGCCGGACGCCTTCCGGCAGGGCGCGATGGCGCTGTTCGATTTCTACGCCGCGCGTCCGCAGGAATTGGCGCTGGGCCTCTATCTCGGCCCTGGCGGTCCTGCGCCGCGCGGGCTCGGGCAGGGGGTGGACCCCGAGTTGAACGCCCTGTTGCTGGAGGCCTTGGCACCCATCCGCGCAGCCGCCACCGTGCCTGAGCCCGATGCGCTGGTCGCGGAGGTCTTCGCCCAGGCGGTGGGCCTCCTGGTGCTGTCCGAAACCCGTCGCCTGCGCCTGTTTGGGCTGCCCGCGCGCGGCCTGATGCAACGCCTGCTGGAGCGCATGCCATGCTGA
- a CDS encoding ABC transporter ATP-binding protein: MTLLALEGVTRRFGATLALDALSLEIGAGEFFALLGGSGSGKSTLLRVIAGFEAPDAGRVTLRGRDITHLPPPGRDLAMMFQSYALFPHMSVRENIAYGLRRAGERDPAPRVAELVALLGLEGLEARRPQQLSGGQQQRVALARALARRPPLVLLDEPLGALDSGLRERTGLELRALQRRLGASFVMVTHDQAEALSLADRVAVLEGGRIAQVAAPRELYERPTTRSVARFLGAANVLEAGRFRLRTDATAPAYALRPERIRITESLPEVNGTRATVTDIAFRGGDVLLLAEAEGQGLRLVLPAGAALPVPGAEIFLAWDAAALAPLLA; encoded by the coding sequence GTGACGCTGCTCGCGCTGGAGGGCGTGACGCGGCGCTTCGGCGCCACCCTGGCGCTGGACGCCCTCTCGCTCGAGATCGGCGCGGGCGAGTTCTTCGCGCTGCTGGGTGGCTCGGGCTCGGGCAAGTCCACGCTGCTGCGCGTGATCGCCGGCTTCGAGGCGCCGGATGCGGGCCGCGTCACGTTGCGCGGGCGCGACATTACCCACCTGCCGCCGCCCGGGCGGGACCTCGCGATGATGTTCCAGTCCTACGCGCTGTTCCCGCATATGAGCGTGCGCGAGAACATCGCCTATGGCCTGCGCCGCGCGGGCGAACGCGACCCCGCGCCGCGTGTCGCGGAGCTGGTGGCGCTGCTGGGGCTGGAAGGGTTGGAGGCGCGGCGCCCGCAGCAGCTCTCGGGCGGGCAGCAGCAGCGCGTGGCGCTGGCCCGCGCCTTGGCACGCCGGCCGCCGCTGGTGCTGCTGGACGAGCCGCTGGGCGCGCTCGATTCCGGCCTGCGGGAACGCACGGGCCTGGAATTGCGCGCGCTGCAGCGCCGGCTCGGCGCCAGCTTCGTGATGGTCACGCATGACCAGGCGGAGGCGCTCTCGCTCGCGGATCGGGTGGCAGTGCTGGAGGGCGGGCGGATCGCGCAGGTGGCGGCGCCGCGCGAGCTCTATGAGCGCCCGACCACGCGCTCCGTCGCGCGCTTCCTGGGTGCGGCCAATGTCCTGGAGGCCGGGCGCTTCCGCTTGCGGACGGACGCGACCGCGCCCGCCTATGCGCTGCGTCCCGAGCGCATCCGCATCACGGAGAGCCTGCCGGAGGTGAATGGGACGCGTGCCACCGTCACCGACATCGCCTTCCGCGGCGGCGATGTCCTGCTGCTGGCCGAGGCGGAGGGGCAGGGGCTGCGTCTCGTCCTGCCGGCCGGCGCGGCGTTGCCCGTGCCAGGGGCGGAGATCTTCCTCGCATGGGACGCCGCCGCGCTGGCGCCGCTCTTGGCATGA
- a CDS encoding 4-hydroxyphenylacetate 3-hydroxylase family protein: MLMSAEAYRDSLRALSPRVFVNGQQVKSVADEPLLAPGINALGVTYDFALRPEYEKRMVATQQGSGRVTNRMLHVNGSTDDLLTKLEAVRLLCRESGCAQRYLAHDALNALHQGTKRADDEHGGERHARFLAYLDDVQARDLSLGIAMTDAKGDRSKRPGQQVNRDVHVHIKERRADGIIIRGTKAIVTGAPYMHEFLVMPCRTMTPEDADFAVCCAVPVDAEGVTIVSRPAGRPGEAAARFSNTYGQSTGVVMFEDVFVPWERVFFAGETVEAGFMTTSYATHHRHSCIAARAGFGDLLIGAGALMIEANGLDTDRHAHVRDAMVDLIKIVEGFYACGVAASVYGTRDPSGAVMPETVFSNIGKLLLATQIYDMHRLAHYVSGGLIVALPGPDEDHNPETAASLSAVLAGRPDIPAEKRLDVARFMEDLTASNQGGWYSVISLHGGGSPEAMKREIWRNYPVEERSALVERLLDRGILDEGKRTSKQPGRCCETGCEPPALPARNAAE, translated from the coding sequence ATGCTGATGTCCGCCGAGGCCTATCGCGACTCGCTCCGCGCGCTTTCGCCGCGCGTCTTCGTCAATGGCCAGCAGGTGAAGAGCGTGGCGGATGAACCGCTGCTGGCGCCGGGCATCAACGCGCTGGGCGTGACCTATGACTTCGCGCTGCGCCCCGAATACGAGAAGCGCATGGTGGCCACGCAGCAGGGCTCGGGCCGCGTCACCAATCGCATGCTGCATGTGAATGGCAGCACGGATGACCTGCTGACCAAGCTGGAGGCGGTGCGTCTGCTCTGCCGCGAATCCGGCTGCGCCCAGCGCTACCTGGCGCATGACGCGCTGAACGCGCTGCACCAGGGCACGAAGCGCGCCGATGATGAGCATGGCGGCGAGCGCCATGCGCGCTTCCTCGCCTACCTCGATGATGTGCAGGCGCGCGACCTCTCGCTCGGCATCGCGATGACGGATGCGAAGGGCGACCGCTCCAAGCGCCCCGGCCAGCAGGTCAATCGCGACGTGCATGTGCACATCAAGGAACGCCGTGCGGATGGCATCATCATTCGCGGCACCAAGGCCATCGTCACCGGCGCGCCCTACATGCACGAATTCCTCGTCATGCCGTGCCGGACCATGACGCCCGAGGATGCCGATTTCGCCGTCTGCTGCGCGGTGCCGGTGGATGCGGAGGGTGTCACCATCGTCTCCCGCCCCGCCGGCCGCCCGGGCGAGGCCGCGGCCCGCTTCAGCAACACGTATGGCCAGTCCACCGGTGTGGTGATGTTCGAGGATGTCTTCGTGCCGTGGGAGCGCGTCTTCTTCGCGGGCGAGACGGTCGAGGCCGGCTTCATGACGACCAGCTACGCGACGCATCACCGCCATTCCTGCATCGCCGCCCGCGCCGGCTTCGGTGACCTGCTGATCGGCGCCGGCGCCCTGATGATCGAGGCGAACGGCCTGGACACCGACCGCCACGCCCATGTGCGGGATGCGATGGTGGACCTGATCAAGATCGTCGAGGGATTCTACGCCTGCGGCGTCGCCGCCAGCGTCTATGGCACGCGCGACCCCTCGGGCGCGGTGATGCCCGAAACGGTGTTCAGCAACATCGGCAAGCTGCTGCTGGCGACGCAGATCTACGACATGCATCGCCTGGCCCACTACGTCTCGGGTGGCCTGATCGTCGCCCTGCCCGGCCCGGATGAGGACCACAACCCCGAGACAGCCGCCTCACTCTCCGCCGTGCTCGCCGGTCGCCCCGACATCCCGGCGGAGAAGCGCCTCGACGTGGCGCGCTTCATGGAGGACCTCACGGCCTCCAACCAGGGCGGCTGGTATTCCGTGATCTCGCTGCATGGCGGCGGCAGCCCGGAGGCGATGAAGCGCGAGATCTGGCGCAACTACCCGGTGGAGGAACGCAGCGCGCTGGTTGAAAGGCTGCTCGACCGCGGCATCCTGGACGAAGGGAAGCGCACCTCGAAGCAGCCCGGCCGCTGCTGCGAGACGGGCTGCGAACCACCCGCCCTGCCCGCCCGCAACGCGGCCGAATAG
- a CDS encoding HpcH/HpaI aldolase/citrate lyase family protein: MTAPNRTFLFAPGDHARRAEKVLTAGADACILDLEDAVAISAKVAARALVNAALERPRTCRGFVRVNAFDTEFCPGDIQAVIGPRLDGLVLPKLEDPAQLIAVDWLISALERERGLPHRGIEVMPIIETARGMAGLGALTACAASLGSRVRRFSFGAGDYTLDLGITWDLAETVLEGAREKMVLHSRAAGLEAPIDTVWIELREMEAFTASCARGVALGFQGKLCIHPDQVPVANAAYSPAEAEVARARRIIAAFAEAEAQGLASIQVEGRFVDYPIVDRAQRIVALAERIGLTPRA; the protein is encoded by the coding sequence ATGACCGCCCCGAACCGCACCTTCCTCTTCGCCCCCGGCGACCATGCCCGCCGCGCCGAAAAGGTGCTGACCGCCGGCGCCGATGCCTGCATCCTCGACCTCGAGGATGCGGTGGCGATCTCGGCGAAGGTCGCGGCCCGCGCGCTGGTGAATGCGGCGCTGGAGCGCCCCCGCACCTGCCGCGGCTTCGTGCGTGTCAACGCCTTCGATACGGAATTCTGCCCCGGCGACATCCAGGCCGTGATCGGCCCGCGACTCGACGGGCTGGTGCTGCCCAAGCTGGAGGACCCGGCCCAGCTCATCGCCGTGGATTGGCTGATTTCGGCGCTTGAGCGCGAGCGTGGCCTGCCCCATCGCGGCATCGAGGTGATGCCCATCATCGAGACGGCGCGTGGCATGGCGGGCCTGGGCGCACTCACCGCCTGCGCCGCCTCCCTCGGCAGCCGCGTGCGGCGCTTCAGCTTCGGCGCCGGCGACTACACGCTCGACCTCGGCATCACCTGGGATCTGGCGGAGACGGTGCTGGAAGGTGCGCGCGAGAAGATGGTGCTGCACAGCCGCGCCGCGGGGCTGGAAGCGCCCATCGACACGGTCTGGATCGAACTGCGGGAGATGGAGGCCTTCACCGCCTCCTGCGCGCGCGGCGTGGCGCTGGGCTTCCAGGGCAAGCTCTGCATTCATCCGGACCAAGTGCCCGTCGCCAATGCCGCCTATTCCCCGGCGGAGGCGGAGGTGGCCCGCGCCCGGCGCATCATAGCCGCCTTCGCCGAGGCCGAGGCACAGGGCCTGGCCTCCATCCAGGTGGAGGGACGCTTCGTGGACTACCCGATCGTGGACCGCGCGCAGCGCATCGTGGCGCTGGCCGAGCGGATCGGCCTCACACCTCGCGCTTGA
- a CDS encoding methyl-accepting chemotaxis protein, which translates to MRVRTLFNLAMLSIGCVATLVAGGLAWSEWRKAQGAREAAGHVAVSADLLRLTERLVIERGNYVIRMNAAGAADSGVMQRLRALETETDAALQRTLDALRAAGLEAGLRRLESIPAELTALRAQLRPAAEQPLTAREAAIRGRPQAAYTAMLSSVSQLLDGSHRAVAEAGGGLEGLLLVARITWDVRDAASRRIVAVGTALNSGRALTPAELETIAGASFAVESGWNRARMVARMLGEPPRVAQALAEVQTRYFGEAMRMTDALIAAGRAGSAYPLSGDAFTAWATPALQQLLLLRDAALEEAVSAAGAAEAAAWWSLAMVLTGALVVGLLLAGLAVLLRRRVVTPVLDLTGSVQHLAEGDLARKIPHEGRRDEIGQMAGALEVLRRKAEVARATEAAAAAAQAAKLAEGERTQGLVRAFEVEVAETLGAFAAAAAPLDDTADRLGHAATDARDRAEDMARAAGSAFEEVGLVANSTEELAASIADVARQVAESARIAAKAAEDTRATDAAVGVLVEGAQRIGDVVGLINSIAAQTNLLALNATIEAARAGDAGKGFAVVAGEVKALAAQTAKATEQIREQIGTMQQETGRAAEAVRGIGRTIAEVSAIAEQVAAAAEEQAAATKEIGRAVSRAASGTEEVSRQTAQVREGAEVTAAATTELRDASAGLSQQAIALRGKVDGFLGAIRAA; encoded by the coding sequence ATGCGCGTGAGAACCCTGTTCAACCTGGCAATGCTGTCCATTGGCTGCGTCGCAACGCTGGTTGCGGGCGGCCTGGCCTGGAGCGAGTGGCGCAAGGCGCAGGGTGCGCGTGAGGCGGCCGGGCATGTCGCGGTCTCGGCCGATCTGCTGCGCCTGACCGAGCGGCTGGTGATCGAACGCGGCAACTACGTCATCCGCATGAACGCGGCCGGCGCGGCGGATTCCGGCGTCATGCAGCGGCTGCGCGCGCTGGAGACCGAGACCGATGCCGCTCTCCAGCGGACGCTGGACGCGCTGCGCGCCGCCGGTCTGGAGGCCGGCCTGCGGCGACTGGAGAGCATCCCGGCCGAACTTACCGCCCTGCGTGCGCAGCTGCGCCCCGCGGCGGAGCAGCCGTTGACCGCGCGCGAGGCAGCCATCCGCGGCCGGCCGCAGGCGGCCTATACCGCGATGCTTTCGAGCGTCAGCCAGCTGCTGGATGGCAGCCACCGAGCCGTGGCCGAGGCAGGCGGCGGGCTTGAGGGCCTGCTGCTCGTCGCGCGTATCACCTGGGATGTCCGCGACGCGGCCAGTCGCCGGATCGTCGCCGTGGGCACGGCGCTGAACAGCGGCCGCGCGCTGACGCCGGCCGAACTGGAGACGATCGCCGGCGCGAGCTTCGCGGTGGAGAGCGGGTGGAACCGTGCGCGCATGGTGGCCCGCATGCTCGGTGAGCCGCCACGCGTGGCACAGGCCCTGGCCGAAGTGCAGACGCGCTATTTCGGCGAGGCGATGCGCATGACGGATGCGCTGATCGCGGCGGGCCGCGCGGGCTCCGCCTATCCCTTGAGCGGTGACGCCTTCACCGCCTGGGCGACGCCCGCGCTGCAGCAGCTCCTGCTGCTGCGCGACGCCGCGCTTGAGGAAGCGGTCTCCGCAGCCGGCGCCGCGGAAGCCGCGGCTTGGTGGAGCCTCGCCATGGTGCTGACCGGGGCGCTGGTGGTCGGGCTGTTGCTGGCGGGCCTCGCGGTGCTGTTGCGCCGGCGCGTGGTGACGCCCGTGCTGGACCTGACCGGCAGCGTGCAGCATCTGGCCGAGGGTGACCTTGCGCGGAAGATCCCGCATGAGGGACGTCGGGACGAGATCGGCCAGATGGCCGGCGCGCTGGAAGTGCTGCGGCGAAAGGCCGAGGTCGCCCGCGCCACCGAAGCGGCGGCCGCCGCCGCGCAGGCCGCGAAGCTGGCCGAGGGCGAACGCACGCAAGGCCTGGTCCGCGCCTTCGAGGTCGAGGTGGCGGAGACGCTGGGCGCCTTTGCCGCCGCCGCCGCGCCGCTCGACGACACGGCCGATCGCCTGGGCCACGCCGCCACGGATGCGCGCGACCGGGCCGAGGACATGGCCCGCGCCGCGGGCAGCGCCTTCGAGGAGGTGGGCCTGGTGGCCAATTCGACGGAGGAACTGGCGGCGAGCATCGCCGATGTGGCGCGCCAGGTGGCGGAGAGCGCGCGCATCGCCGCCAAGGCTGCCGAGGACACGCGCGCGACGGATGCCGCCGTGGGCGTCCTGGTTGAAGGCGCGCAGCGCATCGGCGACGTGGTCGGCCTGATCAATTCCATCGCGGCGCAGACCAACCTCCTCGCGCTCAACGCCACGATCGAGGCGGCGCGCGCGGGCGATGCCGGCAAGGGCTTCGCCGTGGTGGCGGGCGAGGTGAAGGCGCTGGCAGCGCAGACCGCGAAGGCCACCGAGCAGATCCGCGAGCAGATCGGCACGATGCAGCAGGAGACGGGCCGGGCGGCGGAAGCGGTGCGCGGCATCGGGCGCACCATCGCGGAGGTCAGCGCCATCGCCGAGCAGGTGGCCGCGGCGGCGGAGGAGCAGGCGGCCGCGACCAAGGAGATTGGCCGCGCTGTCTCGCGTGCGGCCAGCGGCACGGAGGAGGTTTCGCGCCAGACCGCGCAGGTGCGCGAAGGAGCGGAAGTGACGGCGGCGGCCACCACAGAGCTGCGCGATGCCTCCGCTGGGCTGTCGCAGCAGGCCATCGCGCTGCGCGGCAAGGTGGATGGCTTCCTGGGCGCGATCCGCGCGGCCTGA
- a CDS encoding ABC transporter permease — translation MIRAGAWLALLLLVAAPLAIVLGMGFGTSAPGVPPVIPPIGREGWQGSFEAWGLLFADTYYLDAALRSLRLAAITAGLCLVLGFGMALGIASAAPRWQAPLLALVLLPFWSGFVLRLAAWVGLLRDGGWINATLLHVGLIAEPMPLLYSEGAMLLGMVHGYLPFAVLPLTATLARRDRRLEEAAADLGAGRWTVFFTITLPLAAPAAGAAFLLVFIPAAGEVVIPEVLGAPDSVLFGRAIWGEFFQTRDWPAAAALSTALLALLLLPIALYQRLSVAR, via the coding sequence ATGATCCGCGCCGGCGCCTGGCTTGCGCTCCTGCTGCTGGTGGCGGCCCCGCTGGCCATCGTGCTGGGCATGGGCTTCGGCACCTCGGCGCCCGGCGTGCCGCCTGTCATCCCGCCCATCGGGCGGGAGGGCTGGCAGGGGAGCTTCGAGGCCTGGGGTCTGCTGTTTGCCGACACCTACTACCTCGATGCCGCGCTGCGCTCGCTGCGGCTTGCGGCCATCACGGCGGGGCTCTGCCTTGTGCTGGGCTTCGGCATGGCGCTCGGCATCGCCTCGGCCGCGCCGCGCTGGCAGGCGCCCCTGCTGGCCCTGGTGCTGCTGCCCTTCTGGTCCGGCTTCGTGCTGCGCCTCGCCGCCTGGGTCGGGCTGCTGCGCGATGGCGGCTGGATCAACGCGACGCTCCTCCATGTGGGGCTGATCGCCGAGCCCATGCCACTGCTCTACAGCGAGGGCGCCATGCTGCTCGGCATGGTGCATGGGTACCTGCCCTTCGCGGTGCTGCCGCTGACCGCCACGCTGGCCCGGCGCGACCGGCGGCTGGAGGAGGCGGCGGCCGATCTCGGCGCCGGGCGCTGGACGGTGTTCTTCACCATCACCCTGCCGCTCGCCGCGCCTGCCGCCGGCGCCGCCTTCCTCTTGGTCTTCATTCCCGCGGCGGGCGAGGTGGTGATCCCCGAGGTGCTCGGCGCGCCGGATTCCGTGCTCTTCGGCCGCGCCATCTGGGGCGAGTTCTTCCAGACGCGCGACTGGCCGGCGGCGGCTGCGCTCTCCACCGCACTGCTGGCGCTGCTGCTGCTGCCCATCGCGCTCTACCAGCGGCTTTCGGTGGCGCGATGA